Proteins encoded together in one Xyrauchen texanus isolate HMW12.3.18 chromosome 50, RBS_HiC_50CHRs, whole genome shotgun sequence window:
- the tssk6 gene encoding testis-specific serine/threonine-protein kinase 6, whose translation MTTPIDKVLKRMGYKPIALIGEGSFSKVKLATSQKHHHNVAIKIVDREKAEEDFVRKFLPRELEILRLVTHDHIIQVFEFIEVGSRRMCIVMEAAAKDLLQKIHEVNCIPKDQTKTLFSQMVSAVNYLHQINIVHRDLKCENILLTANDQVVKITDFGFGRFVDASERSRTFCGSAAYTPPEVILGKPYDPKKYDVWSLGVVLYVMVTGTTPYDDRNVRQLARLQQKALVYPDNVDVEESCRTFIGTLLQYDPSNRRTIQQLAEDPWLQVSQGQGTSAAD comes from the coding sequence ATGACAACTCCCATTGATAAAGTTTTGAAAAGGATGGGCTACAAGCCCATTGCCTTAATCGGCGAGGGCAGTTTTTCCAAAGTCAAACTTGCCACCTCGCAGAAGCATCATCATAATGTGGCCATCAAAATCGTGGACCGCGAAAAGGCTGAGGAAGATTTTGTAAGAAAATTTCTTCCACGGGAGCTGGAGATTTTGAGACTAGTGACCCACGACCACATCATTCAAGTGTTTGAATTCATTGAGGTGGGCAGTAGGCGAATGTGTATCGTGATGGAAGCTGCAGCTAAAGACCTTCTTCAGAAGATTCATGAAGTCAACTGCATCCCAAAAGACCAAACCAAAACATTGTTCTCTCAGATGGTCAGTGCAGTTAACTACCTGCACCAGATAAACATCGTCCATCGAGATCTAAAGTGTGAAAACATACTGCTAACAGCAAATGACCAAGTGGTGAAGATCACCGACTTTGGTTTCGGCCGTTTCGTAGATGCCTCAGAGCGCAGTCGCACCTTCTGTGGTTCTGCAGCCTACACGCCCCCTGAAGTCATCCTGGGTAAACCATACGATCCGAAGAAATACGATGTATGGAGCCTTGGGGTGGTTTTGTACGTAATGGTCACTGGAACTACACCATATGATGATAGAAACGTGAGACAGCTTGCACGCCTTCAACAAAAGGCTTTGGTTTATCCTGACAATGTTGATGTTGAGGAATCATGCCGTACCTTCATCGGGACTCTGCTCCAGTACGACCCTTCCAACCGTCGTACCATCCAACAGCTGGCAGAAGATCCATGGCTGCAGGTGTCACAAGGCCAAGGCACGAGTGCTGCTGATTAA